From the genome of Tachysurus vachellii isolate PV-2020 chromosome 2, HZAU_Pvac_v1, whole genome shotgun sequence, one region includes:
- the LOC132859042 gene encoding galanin receptor 2a, producing the protein MNASEQIHVSTNSRVESAIIASVFALIFVLGTVGNCLVLAVLLRNGQMNSKTTNMFILNLGLADLCFILFCVPLQATIYAMDEWVFGALLCKVVHFIIYLTMYASIFTLTAVSLDRYLAICYPLHARELRTPHNTLASIGVVWTLSLVFSSPYFSYYQQMDLNGTTVCVPAWDIQNRRAMDICTFVFGYLIPVLVLCLTYARTIRYLWTSVDPMQEACESRLAKRRVTKMIVIVAVLFCLCWLPHHLIIMCMWFGHFPLNHTTYVLRILSHLVAYTNSCLNPIVYALVSKHFRKGFRKVFGCVAQKRLANQVNMAPQAQTLSLVEVGSSDGSNHSEGSTRVRFLSKSDKKTTMSAFMTFNVT; encoded by the exons ATGAACGCCTCAGAGCAGATTCACGTCTCCACGAATAGCAGAGTTGAGTCAGCGATCATCGCTTCTGTATTTGCTCTTATCTTTGTACTTGGCACGGTGGGTAATTGCCTGGTCCTCGCTGTGCTGCTTCGTAATGGCCAGATGAACTCCAAGACGACTAACATGTTCATCCTGAACCTGGGTCTCGCTGATCTGTGCTTCATCCTGTTTTGCGTTCCGCTCCAGGCCACCATCTACGCCATGGACGAGTGGGTGTTTGGAGCGCTTCTGTGTAAAGTGgtgcactttattatttatctgaccATGTACGCAAGCATCTTCACACTTACTGCAGTCTCTCTGGACAG ATATTTAGCCATTTGCTACCCACTTCATGCCAGAGAACTCAGAACGCCTCATAACACTCTGGCCTCCATCGGAGTGGTGTGGACTCTCTCTCTGGTGTTCTCCAGTCCCTACTTTAGCTACTACCAGCAGATGGATCTAAATGGCACCACTGTGTGCGTCCCTGCCTGGGACATTCAGAACCGCAGAGCCATGGACATTTGTACTTTTGTATTTGGCTACCTAATTCCCGTCTTAGTCCTTTGTCTCACATATGCCAGGACCATCCGCTACCTGTGGACTAGCGTAGACCCCATGCAGGAAGCATGCGAGAGTCGCCTCGCTAAGCGCAGGGTCACCAAGATGATCGTGATTGTGGCAGTTCTGTTTTGTCTCTGCTGGCTGCCACACCACCTCATCATCATGTGCATGTGGTTTGGTCATTTTCCTCTCAACCACACCACCTATGTGCTACGTATTCTTTCACATCTAGTGGCTTACACCAACTCCTGCCTCAACCCCATCGTGTACGCTCTGGTATCTAAGCACTTTCGCAAAGGTTTCCGAAAGGTGTTTGGGTGCGTAGCACAGAAACGGTTGGCCAATCAGGTGAACATGGCTCCACAGGCACAGACGTTGAGCCTGGTTGAGGTCGGATCAAGCGACGGGTCCAATCACAGTGAAGGATCTACCAGGGTTCGATTCTTGAGCAAGAGTGATAAGAAAACAACAATGAGTGCGTTCATGACTTTCAACGTTACTTAA